From Stegostoma tigrinum isolate sSteTig4 chromosome X, sSteTig4.hap1, whole genome shotgun sequence, a single genomic window includes:
- the spryd4 gene encoding SPRY domain-containing protein 4: MVVCWRMLRGIRYRFLLVVARRQLYAVESPKRYLTFKLDEKTAHSCLDLFKKETGVKYRTIGIDLSKVPKNPERFREWAVVLADVTLSTGKHYWEVTVKRSREFRIGVAEANMSREECIGASDCSWVYAYLQRKWYSMSSNEMVPIGFFGKLDRVGFLLDCEGNKFSLIDVEKVAVISTITAEFKMPLVPAFALWDGELLTHSGMDILQGI; this comes from the exons ATGGTGGTGTGCTGGAGGATGTTGCGAGGAATTAGGTATCGGTTCTTGCTTGTGGTGGCGAGGAGGCAATTGTATGCTGTGGAATCTCCCAAACGCT ACTTGACTTTCAAATTGGATGAGAAGACAGCGCACAGTTGCTTGGACCTTTTCAAAAAAGAGACAGGAGTTAAATACCGTACAATCGGCATCGACCTAAGTAAAGTTCCAAAAAACCCTGAGCGCTTCAGAGAGTGGGCTGTGGTCTTGGCTGATGTCACTCTTTCAACTGGAAAACATTACTGGGAGGTAACAGTGAAACGGTCTCGGGAGTTCCGAATTGGGGTGGCAGAGGCAAACATGTCACGAGAAGAATGTATTGGTGCCAGTGATTGTTCCTGGGTTTATGCCTatctccagaggaagtggtactcCATGTCTTCCAATGAGATGGTGCCAATTGGCTTCTTTGGAAAGCTGGATCGAGTTGGCTTTCTCCTGGACTGTGAAGGCAACAAGTTTAGTTTAATAGATGTTGAGAAAGTGGCAGTTATTAGCACCATAACGGCCGAGTTCAAGATGCCACTAGTTCCAGCCTTTGCACTATGGGATGGAGAACTCTTAACACATTCAGGCATGGACATTCTGCAAGGCATCTGA